The genome window TGGCACGACAAGCTGAGGAAAAGGTGGGGATCTGTCGAGCCTTGGCTGAGTGCATTCAAGAGTGGCGTGACCCCAATCGGATTACACACAACCTGCATCAACTCGTGAGCCAACGGGTGTATCAGTTGGTGGGCGGCTACGAGGATGCCAACGATAGCAATCAGTTACGGCATGACCCGATTTACAAAATGGCTTGTGAGCGATTGCCTTTGCCTAATGAAGAGTTGTTAGCCAGCCAACCGACTATGAGTCGACTGGAAAATCAAGTGAGCCAACGGGAAGTGGGCAAAATGCGTGGCGTTATGGTCGAGACATTTATCGACGGCTATGCCACTGCCCCTGAGGAGATCGTGCTGGATATCGATGGGTGGGATGACCCGACGCATGGACAGCAACAGTTGAGTTGCTTTCATGGTTACTTTGGACAGCACATGTACTTTCCCGTCCTGATTAACGAGGCCAGCAGTGGCTATCCATTGGTATTGCAGTTGCGAGCGGGTAACGCTCATCCGGGCAAAGGCGTGGCAGGGATTTTGCGCTGGCTGTTCTGGCGATTGAGACGTGCCTTTCCAGGCGTGCGAATTGTCCTGAGAGCCGATGCAGGCTTTGCCTTGCCAGAAATCTTGCGGGTGTGTGAACGTTCAGGGGTGGGTTATGCCATTGGCTTTGCCCGTAATGCTGTAACCGAGCAGAAGATTGCTCCTCTCTTGGAGCGTGCTCGCTTGCAGTTTCATCAAACCCAGCAAAAGGCCAGGTTGTTTGACGATGTGTATTATGCCGCAGCAACCTGGGATGAACCGCGTCGGTTGGTGATGAAGGCAGAATGGTTGCCCAAAGGAGCCAATCCTCGATTTGTGCTGACGAATCTTGAGTTGCCGCCGCAGGAGTTGTACGACCGCTTCTATGTGCAACGGGGCGCAGACAGTGAGCATCGCATCAAGGAACTGAAGCTGGGTATGCAAGCCGACCGGCTTAGCTGTCACAGCTTCATCGCCAATCAGTTTCGCCTGTTGTTATCTCAAGCGGCTTACATTCTCTTGCTCACAATTCGGCAAGCGGCTCATGGGACTGCGTTTGCCACTGCTCAAGTTGAGCGACTCCGCTTGATGCTGATTAAAGGTGCAGCCAGAGTGCGAGTGTCAACCCGACGGGTATTGGTTGAGTTGGCAGCTTACTGTCCCTTCGCTCAAGAATTGCGGTTGATTGTGCAACGATTAGCGTCGCCCGTGCCCTCAGGATTGAGCTAATTTTTAGCCTTTCGCAGGATCAGTGTGTCGATTTGCATTGAATTT of Trichocoleus sp. contains these proteins:
- a CDS encoding IS1380 family transposase, producing the protein MTVCDSDLPYSFYDQRALVVQFSDLELSSDAGILLARQAEEKVGICRALAECIQEWRDPNRITHNLHQLVSQRVYQLVGGYEDANDSNQLRHDPIYKMACERLPLPNEELLASQPTMSRLENQVSQREVGKMRGVMVETFIDGYATAPEEIVLDIDGWDDPTHGQQQLSCFHGYFGQHMYFPVLINEASSGYPLVLQLRAGNAHPGKGVAGILRWLFWRLRRAFPGVRIVLRADAGFALPEILRVCERSGVGYAIGFARNAVTEQKIAPLLERARLQFHQTQQKARLFDDVYYAAATWDEPRRLVMKAEWLPKGANPRFVLTNLELPPQELYDRFYVQRGADSEHRIKELKLGMQADRLSCHSFIANQFRLLLSQAAYILLLTIRQAAHGTAFATAQVERLRLMLIKGAARVRVSTRRVLVELAAYCPFAQELRLIVQRLASPVPSGLS